GTGTAGGAGGCGATTCCACAACTCTTCAAGAGATTACCTGCATTTTGAAATACGACACCGGAATTTTATTCCAAAATTGCAGTCTTTCCAATATCGAAAATGCCCAATATTTTTCAAATGACCTCCCCATTTTGATCCTATTGGATCTGGAGACTCTTGGCATTGCGAACCTGAAAAAAATCCTGGCTCTGATCCACGATCGAATTTGTACGATTATCCTGGCTGACAGTTCCATCGACCCAAAATTGTTGCTTAATGCACTTGATTCAGGAGCCAGCGATTATCTGTTCAAACCAATAAACAAATCAGAATTATTGCAGTTGATTAAACACCGAAAAGAGGAGGAACGCCGTGCCGATCGAATTGATAATCTTCTTTCTAATGATCGTAGTGTCTTTGATTGCGGCTAGGAAGATCCGCACTTCCCATTACTAAAACCTGTAACAGGTCTAATAAGTACAGGTGAAAAAACG
This is a stretch of genomic DNA from Dehalogenimonas etheniformans. It encodes these proteins:
- a CDS encoding response regulator, with the translated sequence MKYDTGILFQNCSLSNIENAQYFSNDLPILILLDLETLGIANLKKILALIHDRICTIILADSSIDPKLLLNALDSGASDYLFKPINKSELLQLIKHRKEEERRADRIDNLLSNDRSVFDCG